In a genomic window of Erinaceus europaeus chromosome 12, mEriEur2.1, whole genome shotgun sequence:
- the CDR2L gene encoding cerebellar degeneration-related protein 2-like, with product MRRAAGMEDFAEDEEPWYDQQDLEQDLHLAAELGKTLLERNKELEESLQQMYSTNEEQVQEIEYLSKQLDTLRHVNEQHAKVYEQLDLTARDLELTNQKLVLESKAAQQKIRGLTETIERLQAQVEQLQAQVEQLRGLEQLRARREKRERRRTIHTFPCLKELYTSPRCEDAFRLHSSSLELGPQPLEQENERLQTLVGVLRSQVGQERQRREQAEREYAVVLGEYSELERQLCEMEGCRLRMQELEVELLELQQMKQAKTYLLGREDHLAEALLVPLTQAPEADDPQPGSGDDSGIQDCISSPATSPGHAVRKSCSDTALNAIVAKDPASRHAGNLTLHANSVRKRGMSILREVDEQYHALLEKYEELLNKCRQHGAGVRHAGVQTSRPVSRDSSWRDLLGGEEGQGEPKAGEKSLSQHVEAVDKRLEQSQPEYKALFKEIFSRIQKTKADINATKVKTHSSK from the exons ACTTGCACTTGGCCGCTGAGCTGGGGAAGACACTGCTGGAGAGGAACAAAGAGCTGGAGGAGTCACTACAGCAAATGTACTCCACCAACGAGGAGCAAGTGCAGGAGATTGAG tACCTGAGCAAGCAGCTGGACACACTGCGGCATGTGAACGAGCAGCACGCCAAAGTGTATGAGCAGCTGGACCTAACGGCCCGCGACCTGGAGCTGACTAACCAGAAGTTGGTGCTGGAGAGTAAGGCTGCCCAGCAGAAGATCCGTGG ACTGACGGAAACCATTGAGCGTCTGCAGGCCCAAGTGGAGCAGCTGCAGGCCCAGGTGGAGCAGCTTCGGGGTCTGGAGCAGCTGCGGGCTCGCAGAGAGAAGCGGGAGCGCAGGCGCACCATTCACACCTTCCCCTGCCTCAAGGAGCTGTACACCAGCCCCCG GTGTGAGGACGCCTTTCGCCTGCACAGTTCCTCACTGGAGCTGGGGCCTCAGCCCCTGGAGCAGGAGAATGAGCGGTTGCAGACGCTGGTGGGCGTGCTGCGATCCCAGGTGGGCCAGGAGCGACAGCGCCGGGAGCAGGCAGAGCGTGAGTACGCAGTGGTGCTGGGAGAATACTCGGAACTGGAGCGGCAGTTGTGTGAGATGGAGGGCTGCCGCCTCCGCATGCAGGAGCTGGAGGTGGAGCTGCTGGAGCTGCAGCAGATGAAGCAGGCGAAGACCTACCTGCTGGGCCGGGAGGACCACCTGGCCGAGGCCCTGCTGGTGCCACTCACCCAGGCCCCTGAGGCCGATGACCCCCAGCCGGGCAGTGGGGATGACTCCGGCATCCAGGACTGCATCTCCTCCCCAGCCACCTCCCCGGGCCACGCGGTGCGCAAGAGCTGCAGTGACACCGCCCTCAACGCCATCGTGGCCAAGGACCCTGCCAGCCGGCACGCGGGCAACCTCACTCTGCACGCCAACAGCGTGCGCAAGCGGGGCATGTCCATCCTGCGTGAGGTGGACGAGCAGTACCACGCGCTGCTGGAGAAGTACGAGGAGCTGCTGAACAAGTGCCGGCAGCACGGGGCGGGGGTGCGGCATGCGGGCGTGCAGACCTCCAGACCCGTTTCCCGGGACAGCTCGTGGCGGGACCtgctgggaggggaggagggccaGGGGGAGCCCAAGGCTGGTGAGAAAAGCCTGAGCCAGCACGTGGAGGCCGTGGACAAGCGGCTGGAGCAGAGCCAGCCTGAGTACAAGGCGCTGTTCAAGGAAATTTTCTCCAGGATCCAGAAGACCAAGGCTGACATCAACGCCACGAAAGTCAAGACACACAGCAGCAAGTGA